One region of Erythrolamprus reginae isolate rEryReg1 chromosome 12, rEryReg1.hap1, whole genome shotgun sequence genomic DNA includes:
- the LOC139174723 gene encoding major prion protein homolog: protein MRKSLGTSWILLLLLLLQMDPSLSKRKPPKPSGGWNTGGQRPPGYPQQHPPNRPNYPQGGYPQGGYPQGGYPQGGYPQGGYPGHGGGYGGGYGGGYGGGYGGSQYGKPWKPKAPKPKMKHVAGAAVAGAAAGALGGYLLGSSMANMAFRFNNPYEQQWWYQNRDRYSDQVYYPEYKQPVSRDVFVRDCTNVTVTEYIEPSGNRTADETERKMVTQVVHQMCTEQYRVMSGVASLLAHPSVLVIIMLVLCFLMH, encoded by the coding sequence ATGAGGAAATCTCTTGGGACCAGTTGGATTTtacttctccttctcctgctccagaTGGATCCCTCTCTATCCAAGAGGAAACCCCCTAAACCTAGTGGTGGCTGGAATACCGGGGGCCAACGCCCACCTGGTTACCCCCAGCAACATCCTCCCAACAGACCTAATTATCCACAAGGGGGCTACCCTCAAGGTGGTTATCCTCAAGGTGGCTACCCTCAAGGTGGCTACCCTCAAGGTGGTTATCCTGGGCATGGAGGAGGCTACGGAGGTGGCTATGGAGGTGGCTATGGGGGCGGCTATGGGGGAAGCCAGTATGGCAAGCCCTGGAAGCCTAAAGCACCCAAGCCCAAAATGAAGCATGTGGCAGGAGCAGCTGTGGCCGGAGCCGCCGCAGGTGCATTGGGTGGTTACCTCTTAGGCAGTTCCATGGCCAACATGGCGTTCAGGTTTAACAATCCTTATGAGCAGCAGTGGTGGTATCAAAACCGCGATCGCTACTCTGACCAAGTTTACTACCCAGAGTATAAACAACCAGTTTCGAGGGATGTCTTTGTGAGAGACTGCACGAATGTCACCGTCACCGAGTACATCGAGCCCAGTGGAAACAGGACAGCAGATGAAACGGAAAGAAAGATGGTGACGCAAGTGGTGCACCAGATGTGCACTGAGCAATACAGGGTGATGTCAGGCGTTGCTTCGCTGCTTGCCCACCCTTCTGTGCTTGTAATAATTATGCTGGTTTTATGTTTCCTGATGCACTGA